From a region of the Suncus etruscus isolate mSunEtr1 chromosome 11, mSunEtr1.pri.cur, whole genome shotgun sequence genome:
- the LOC126022155 gene encoding apolipoprotein F-like: MLWPRELSELFVYLLFLFSLVYPVPDMCSISILTIPVKLLLYFLLLHPVNAVSYGNQTKARMHLPSSLGSLSPSSDLLSCHNLLPKFLPGFTTLAPLPKFLIGLSFMMALEEAGCKEDAQALQIQLHRQGGIKATQILTRHLQELQKGRSTGRRVSAETQASALLLLAEQQVGRDRVRRSVSMKNCEYEQEQEVYSKIQMVPVVATFYNLGTALYYATQDCSDKAKERGKEGAIDLGYDLLMVVTGISASGTGLLISTALQPAVKAGVNQLIGSMTGGKTSWLER, from the exons ATGCTGTG GCCCAGAGAGTTAAGTGAATTGTTTGTATATTtactatttctcttctctctagTGTATCCTGTGCCAGACATGTGTAGCATCAGCATCCTAACAATACCAGTTAAGCTACTTCTTTACTTCCTCCTGCTACACCCTGTGAATGCTGTTTCATATGGAAACCAGACAAAGGCCCGGATGCACCTTCCCTCATCCTTGGGATCTTTGTCACCTTCTTCAGACCTCTTGTCCTGCCACAACTTGCTCCCAAAATTCTTGCCTGGCTTCACCACCCTGGCCCCTCTGCCCAAATTCCTCATAGGCCTGTCATTTATGATGGCACTGGAGGAAGCTGGCTGTAAGGAGGATGCTCAAGCTCTACAGATTCAGCTCCACCGCCAGGGTGGTATAAAAGCTACACAGATCCTCACGAGACATCTCCAAGAGCTCCAGAAAGGCAGAAGCACTGGGAGAAGAGTGTCTGCAGAAACTCAGGCCTCTGCCCTGCTGCTGTTGGCTGAGCAGCAAGTAGGTCGTGACAGGGTTCGACGCTCTGTTTCCATGAAGAACTGTGAGTATGAGCAGGAACAGGAAGTATACAGTAAAATCCAGATGGTTCCAGTGGTGGCTACCTTCTACAACCTGGGAACAGCTTTATATTATGCCACTCAGGACTGCTCAGACAAGGCCAAGGAGCGAGGAAAAGAGGGAGCAATTGATCTGGGTTATGACCTTCTGATGGTAGTGACTGGAATTTCAGCAAGTGGCACAGGACTATTAATCAGCACTGCTCTTCAGCCTGCAGTGAAGGCAGGGGTCAATCAGCTGATCGGCAGTATGACAGGAGGCAAGACatcctggctggagagatag